The Xenopus laevis strain J_2021 chromosome 7S, Xenopus_laevis_v10.1, whole genome shotgun sequence genome includes a window with the following:
- the znf526.S gene encoding zinc finger protein 574: MLESAQERERQRLLKGGSEAQRIECSTIMAEDVQSPVLFQHQYMCSECGILYNTLEDVLLHQQSHIGGGAQAALSQDVSLEIGELQSLVQDGQYQCLECGQVLLTPDELLLHQETHMREIPQSTETSQIHYQCCECKELFTSPELWLAHRLKHEKQSEESPQSVVLQTSSGIQALLSLQNVLLDERALNGWGMEVPATLASTGESLTTCPPTSSETITVQDEVIQLPEMHPYECSECSLVFHTPEEFLDHQGRHFMVSEKECATSPSCESVENGAPSPAILERLRKDWLQEEKEMVPAEDLGTTHRVYRCQECKKEYTTSEELRKHRKDHQSEEYPCPDCDRLFSSANRLQSHRRVHVEGTLQCPNCYKVFKKEASLEQHMRLHRGEALYLCVDCGLGFGTEITLVLHRKSHTTDPLHRCHCGRTFSNMTKFLYHRRTHAGKSGVPTPKTEKPIATEVPAPPSLAEQPAVSPSVTIKTPELSPVVSEVKNVADNPKCQMNGVVKNIPPIDAQSEGGITIQSFKCPVCSKEFSTRLRMVRHKRVVHAAELKHKCTVCGKHFKQKVHLQNHMRTHTGERPFQCTDCGKAYRSISSLKCHHLTHTGVKPYRCDFCGKGFTQKSNLKQHRTLHTGASLFPCEVCGMEFNRASKLTLHRRLHTGALTYKCAECSKSFMRKELLELHQLGHQGKEPLHCRHCAMVFEEDSQLAEHKCHSNRDGQYVCPTCGKKLNSKTSLILHLMVHSDQRPFKCQVCGKCFTSQRHVQRHQRWHSAKRPHKCEVCGKAFLASFNLRLHQRIHTGERPYPCPDCGKAFRQATHLREHYRLHTGERPYHCQDCGKTFVQSMHLTEHRHLHTGERPHSCAECGKCFKTMSNLRSHRKRHKETVAQPQQTIMCTEMVETIAIMESVETIPLVETVEIYQTALEGNLQVDDLTVLEGSQCNIISNPLCK; encoded by the exons ATGCTGGAGAGtgcgcaagagagagagagacagcggcTGCTGAAAGGAGGCAGTGAGGCGCAACGT ATTGAATGTTCTACCATAATGGCAGAGGATGTTCAGTCTCCAGTGTTATTCCAGCACCAGTACATGTGTTCTGAATGCGGCATTCTGTACAACACACTGGAAGATGTACTGCTTCATCAACAGAGCCATATTGGAGGGGGTGCGCAAGCTGCTTTATCCCAGGATGTGTCACTGGAGATTGGTGAGCTTCAGAGTTTGGTACAAGACGGCCAATATCAGTGTTTGGAATGTGGTCAAGTTCTTCTGACTCCCGATGAGCTTTTACTTCACCAAGAAACACACATGAGGGAAATTCCGCAATCCACAGAAACCAGCCAGATACATTATCAGTGTTGCGAGTGCAAGGAACTCTTTACTTCCCCTGAACTCTGGCTAGCTCACCGTCTGAAGCACGAAAAGCAGTCAGAGGAGTCTCCGCAGAGTGTGGTCCTACAAACTAGTTCTGGTATCCAGGCCCTTCTTAGTCTCCAGAATGTACTGCTAGATGAGAGGGCCCTAAATGGCTGGGGGATGGAGGTTCCAGCTACTTTGGCAAGCACAGGGGAGTCCCTTACAACATGTCCACCAACTTCATCTGAAACCATAACAGTGCAAGATGAGGTTATACAACTCCCAGAGATGCACCCATATGAATGTTCTGAGTGCAGTCTGGTTTTTCACACTCCTGAGGAATTCCTTGATCACCAGGGAAGGCACTTCATGGTGTCCGAGAAAGAGTGTGCAACATCACCTTCATGTGAAAGTGTGGAAAATGGTGCACCCTCGCCTGCTATTCTTGAAAGATTACGCAAAGATTGGTTGCAGGAGGAAAAAGAAATGGTGCCTGCAGAGGATTTAGGAACCACACATCGTGTATATCGATGTCAAGAGTGCAAGAAAGAGTACACCACTTCAGAGGAGCTGCGGAAACATCGCAAGGATCACCAGTCGGAGGAATACCCTTGCCCAGATTGTGACCGTCTCTTTAGCTCTGCCAACCGACTGCAGTCGCATCGTCGTGTTCATGTTGAAGGAACTCTTCAATGCCCAAACTGCTACAAAGTGTTTAAGAAAGAGGCATCACTAGAGCAGCACATGCGACTGCATCGGGGAGAGGCCTTGTATTTGTGTGTAGACTGTGGCCTGGGTTTTGGCACAGAAATCACTCTTGTATTGCACCGGAAAAGCCATACTACAGATCCCCTCCATCGCTGCCACTGTGGCAGAACATTCAGCAACATGACAAAGTTTTTATACCACCGAAGAACTCATGCTGGAAAAAGTGGAGTGCCAACTCCCAAAACTGAAAAACCCATTGCTACAGAGGTGCCAGCCCCCCCCTCTTTGGCAGAACAGCCTGCGGTTTCCCCTTCTGTAACGATCAAAACACCAGAGTTATCCCCTGTAGTTTCAGAAGTTAAAAACGTTGCAGATAATCCTAAATGCCAAATGAATGGTGTTGTCAAAAATATTCCACCTATAGATGCACAGTCAGAAGGAGGGATTACCATCCAGAGCTTCAAATGTCCAGTGTGCAGCAAAGAATTTTCCACCCGCCTGCGTATGGTGCGACATAAACGTGTAGTGCACGCGGCGGAGCTGAAGCACAAGTGTACCGTGTGCGGAAAGCACTTTAAGCAGAAAGTGCATCTCCAAAATCACATGCGCACTCACACAGGTGAACGGCCATTCCAGTGCACAGACTGTGGGAAAGCCTATAGGTCCATTTCCAGTCTCAAATGTCACCACCTCACCCACACTGGGGTAAAGCCATATAGATGTGACTTCTGTGGAAAGGGTTTCACGCAGAAGTCTAATCTGAAGCAGCATCGGACCTTGCATACTGGTGCCAGTCTGTTCCCTTGTGAAGTGTGCGGGATGGAATTCAACAGGGCTTCCAAATTGACGTTACACCGACGCCTTCACACCGGAGCCTTAACTTACAAATGTGCCGAGTGCAGCAAATCCTTCATGCGCAAGGAGTTGTTGGAGCTGCACCAGCTTGGCCATCAGGGAAAAGAGCCGCTCCACTGCCGTCATTGCGCTATGGTTTTTGAAGAGGATTCACAGCTTGCAGAACACAAGTGCCATAGCAACAGGGATGGACAATATGTGTGCCCCACCTGTGGTAAAAAGCTGAATTCCAAAACAAGTTTAATACTCCACTTAATGGTGCATTCAGATCAGCGCCCTTTCAAATGTCAGGTCTGTGGGAAGTGCTTTACAAGCCAGCGACATGTTCAAAGGCACCAGCGATGGCACTCTGCAAAACGGCCACATAAGTGTGAAGTCTGTGGAAAAGCATTCCTGGCCTCCTTTAATTTGCGCCTTCATCAGCGCATTCATACGGGAGAGCGTCCTTATCCCTGCCCAGACTGTGGCAAAGCTTTCCGACAGGCCACGCACTTGCGGGAGCATTATCGACTGCACACTGGGGAGAGGCCCTATCACTGCCAGGACTGTGGCAAGACATTTGTCCAATCTATGCACCTGACAGAACACAGGCACCTCCACACGGGGGAACGTCCACACTCGTGTGCTGAATGTGGCAAGTGCTTCAAGACCATGTCCAACTTGCGCAGCCACCGCAAGAGACATAAGGAAACTGTAGCTCAACCACAGCAGACAATAATGTGCACAGAGATGGTGGAGACCATAGCAATAATGGAAAGTGTCGAGACCATTCCCCTTGTAGAGACCGTAGAAATATATCAAACTGCTCTGGAAGGTAATCTACAGGTAGATGATTTGACTGTACTGGAAGGCAGCCAGTGCAATATTATTTCTAATCCACTTTGTAAATAA